ACACCGTGAATCATGCCCGATAGCCGCGTTTTGCCGCCCGCCTGCACATTCACAACCGTCCGCATCGTTGCCCCGGCCCCCGGCAATCCCCAAAAAATGCCCGACAGCAAATTGCCGATGCCCTGGCCGATCAATTCCTGGTTGGAATCGTGCTGTGTCCGGGTGATGTTGTCGGCAACGAGAGAAGTCAGCAGCGAGTCGATCGATCCTAGCGTCGCCAGCATCAGCCCGTAGCCCGTCATCACGCGCAGCGCCTCCCACTCAAACGCCGGCCAGTGCGGCTGCGGCAGTGTCGTGGGAATGGCTCCAATCCGCGTCAGGTTTGCACCCTCGCCAAAAGCCAGTGAAATGAGCGTGCCAACCACCAGCGCCAGAAGGGGGGAAGGAATGACACGATTCAGCCGACGCGGCCAGTTAAACACGATCGCCAGCGTCATCAGCCCCAGCCCCAGCGCGAACCCGTTGGGATGCGTCAGATACGTCGGCAGGTTCCGCAGAGAATCCACAACTCCACTCGACCCTTTGTAGCCAAACAACGGCCCAATCTGGAGGAAGATAATAATGACCCCGATACCCGACATAAAGCCAGAAATGACCGTGTAGGGCATGAGCGTGATGTACGTTCCCAGACGCAGCACCCCAAAGAGAATCTGGAACAGCCCCCCCAGCGCAATGACGGTAAACGAAAGCGCTAGGCCGGTTTCGGGATACCGGCCAATCAGTACCGTGAAAATCGTTGCCATCACCACCGTCATTGGCCCAGTTGGGCCAGACACCTGAGCGGGCGTGCCGCCAAACAACGCCGCGAAAATGCCGACGAAGATTGCGCCGTAGAGTCCCGTAACCGCTCCCGCCCCGGACGATACGCCAAACGCCAGCGCCAGCGGCAACGCCACGATCGCTGCGGTGAGTCCGCCCCAAAAGTCATCTCGAAAATTACGAAAATTGAGATCCGGGGGTTTCAGAACATGAGTAAACTGTCTGAGCCAGGAGTTGATGGCAGTCACAATGGCAAGCCTCCAGGATATGGCCTAGATGTTGCGATAGGCCCTAGCTTCGCAGGATACGGCTGGAAATCTGGTTCAGGCGTTTCTTTCAAGATGTCTTCACTTCATTTATCCATACTTCATTCATCTGTTAAGCATTTACCTACTGATTCAACCCAGGCGCTATGGCAAGCTCTCAAGACCCCTTTCAAAACTCCCAGGATCAAAGCTCCCAGGATCAAAGCTTCAAAGCTCAGATTGCCGATCAGATTGCCGGGGATCGCCGGGATCACCAGGATCGAATAATTGTGCCGCTGGATGCACCGACGCTAGAAGAGGCGATCGCCCTTGTAGACCAGATCTCCGCAGTCCGCTTTTGGAAAGTCGGGTTGGAACTCTTCGTCAGCACAGGCGCGACCATCCTGGCAGAACTGAAGGCGCGGCAGAAGCGAATTTTTCTTGACCTCAAATTTCACGACATTCCCAACACCATGGCCGGAGCCTGTCGCGCCGCCGGACGCTATGGCGTGGACCTGCTTACCGTTCACGCCACGGCAGGCAAAGAGGCCCTCGTCGCCGCCAACGCCGCCGCCCAAGA
The Thermoleptolyngbya sichuanensis A183 DNA segment above includes these coding regions:
- the pyrF gene encoding orotidine-5'-phosphate decarboxylase; its protein translation is MASSQDPFQNSQDQSSQDQSFKAQIADQIAGDRRDHQDRIIVPLDAPTLEEAIALVDQISAVRFWKVGLELFVSTGATILAELKARQKRIFLDLKFHDIPNTMAGACRAAGRYGVDLLTVHATAGKEALVAANAAAQDGAAAAGSPPPRVIAVTVLTSISPRTLAFELKVPLELPDFALQMALLAQDSGLSGVVCSPQEAAHLRQVCGDRFLLVCPGVRPTWASANDQRRVMTPAEALRAGASYLVIGRPITAAPNPAEAFARICEEAAA
- a CDS encoding SulP family inorganic anion transporter, with product MTAINSWLRQFTHVLKPPDLNFRNFRDDFWGGLTAAIVALPLALAFGVSSGAGAVTGLYGAIFVGIFAALFGGTPAQVSGPTGPMTVVMATIFTVLIGRYPETGLALSFTVIALGGLFQILFGVLRLGTYITLMPYTVISGFMSGIGVIIIFLQIGPLFGYKGSSGVVDSLRNLPTYLTHPNGFALGLGLMTLAIVFNWPRRLNRVIPSPLLALVVGTLISLAFGEGANLTRIGAIPTTLPQPHWPAFEWEALRVMTGYGLMLATLGSIDSLLTSLVADNITRTQHDSNQELIGQGIGNLLSGIFWGLPGAGATMRTVVNVQAGGKTRLSGMIHGVLLLLVMLGLGRLTEPIPNAVLAGILIKVGIDIIDWSFLRRAHRLSLKATGLMYSVLFLTVFVDLITAVAVGVFFANLLTVKSLSDLQSKRVRAIIHPTDEALAPEEQALLEAGQGRIMLFQLSGPMSFGAAKAISQQMTLVQEYDVLILDLTEVPRLGVTAALAIEGMVQEAHRHQREVFLVGVEGSVRDRLQRLNLLNAMDENHVFPTRLSALQRAIALVAPEAGIRG